From a single Populus nigra chromosome 18, ddPopNigr1.1, whole genome shotgun sequence genomic region:
- the LOC133678908 gene encoding uncharacterized protein LOC133678908 has product MGGSRWLRPEVYPLFAAVGVAVGICGFQLARNICINPEVRVTKQNRAAGVLDNFSEGEKYSEHGLRKLVRNRSPEIMPSINNFFTDPKLN; this is encoded by the exons ATGGGTGGGAGTCGATGGCTGAGGCCTGAG GTGTATCCTCTGTTCGCTGCTGTTGGAGTAGCGGTTGGGATCTGTGGATTTCAGTTGGCCCGTAACATCTGCATCAACCCTGAAGTCAG GGTAACGAAGCAGAACAGAGCTGCTGGAGTTTTGGACAACTTTTCAGAGGGAGAAAAGTATTCTGAGCATGGTCTAAGGAAACTTGTGCGCAACAGGTCTCCTGAAATCATGCCATCCATCAACAACTTCTTCACAGACCCAAAACTGAACTGA
- the LOC133678978 gene encoding anaphase-promoting complex subunit 8 isoform X1, with protein MNSKETCRSELRIALRQLSDRCLYSASKWAGEQLVGIEQDPAKFTPTNTRFQRGSSSIRRRFRTNDITSTPVTGMSYVSTPVLEEDEVIDGDFYLLAKSYFDCREYKRAAHVLRDQNAKKSVFLRCYALYLAGEKRKEEEMIELEGPLGKSDAVNRELVSLERELSTLRKNGTIDPFGLYLYGLVLKNRGNQNLARTVLVESVNSYPWNWNAWTELQSLCTTIEMLNSLNLSNHWMKDFFLASAYQELRMHNESLAKYEYLQGTFSFSNYIQAQIAKAQYCLREFDQVEVIFEELLRNDPYRVEDMDMYSNVLYAKECFSALSYLAHRVFMTDKYRPESCCIIGNYYSLKGQHEKSVMYFRRALKLDKKYLSAWTLMGHEYVEMKNTPAAVDAYRRAVDINPCDYRAWYGLGQAYEMMGMPFYALHYFKKSVFLQPSDSRLWIAMAQCYETDQLHLLEDAIKCYRRAANCNDKEAIALHQLAKLHFELGRPEEAAFYYKKDLERMEDEEREGPNMVEALLFLAQHCRTHKRLEEAEVYCTRLLDYTGPEKEMAKNMLRGMRSESSFPSMDVENFPP; from the exons ATGAACTCGAAAGAGACTTGCCGGAGCGAGCTTCGCATTGCCCTTCGCCAACTAAGCGATCGCTGCCTTTACTCTGCTTCCAAATG GGCAGGGGAGCAGCTGGTAGGAATCGAGCAAGACCCTGCAAAGTTCACTCCTACAAACACCAGATTCCAGCGTGGAAGTTCTAGCATTCGTCGAAGATTCCGAACCAATGACATTACCTCTACGCCTGTTACTGGCATGTCTTATGTATCTACTCCTGTATTGGAGGAAGATGAGGTCATAGATGGTGACTTCTACCTTCTGGCTAAGTCCTACTTTGACTGTCGAGAGTATAAAAGGGCTGCTCATGTGCTTCGCgatcaaaatgcaaagaaatcAGTTTTCTTGCGCTGTTATGCTCTTTATCTG GCTGGAGAAAagaggaaagaagaagagatgatAGAACTTGAGGGGCCCCTTGGTAAGAGTGATGCTGTTAACCGTGAGCTGGTTTCTCTGGAGAGGGAGTTGTCAACTCTTCGCAAGAATGGCACAATTGATCCCTTTGGGTTATACTTATATGGTCTTGTGCTTAAAAACAGAGGCAATCAAAATCTTGCTCGGACAGTCCTTGTGGAGTCTGTGAATAGCTACCCTTGGAACTGGAATGCCTGGACAGAGCTGCAGTCTTTATGTACCACAATTGAGATGCTGAACAGCCTTAACCTAAGCAACCATTGGATGAAGGACTTCTTTCTTGCCAGTGCTTACCAAGAGCTCCGGATGCACAATGAATCCCTTGCCAAATATGAATATCTTCAAGGTACATTCAGTTTTAGTAATTACATACAGGCTCAGATTGCCAAAGCTCAATATTGTTTGAGGGAATTTGATCAAGTCGAGGTAATATTTGAAGAACTTTTGAGAAATGACCCCTATCGAGTGGAAGACATGGATATGTATTCCAATGTCCTCTATGCAAAGGAGTGTTTCTCTGCTCTTAGTTACCTTGCCCACAGGGTATTTATGACTGATAAATACAGGCCTGAATCTTGCTGCATCATTGGAAATTATTACAGTTTAAAGGGCCAGCATGAGAAGTCTGTTATGTATTTTAGGAGGGCACTCAAGCTGgacaaaaaatatttgtctGCTTGGACACTTATGGGTCATGAGTATgttgaaatgaaaaacactcCTGCTGCTGTTGATGCTTATCGACGGGCTGTGGATATCAATCCTTGTGATTATCGAGCTTGGTATGGGTTAGGACAAGCTTATGAGATGATGGGGATGCCCTTCTATGCACTACACTATTTTAAGAAGTCGGTGTTCTTGCAGCCAAGTGATTCTCGATTGTGGATTGCCATGGCCCAGTGCTATGAAACTGATCAGCTTCACTTGCTTGAGGATGCAATCAAGTGTTACAGAAGGGCTGCAAATTGTAATGACAAGGAAGCGATAGCCCTGCATCAGTTAGCAAAACTGCACTTTGAGCTTGGGCGTCCAGAAGAGGCAGCATTTTACTACAAAAAGGACTTGGAGAGGATGGAAGATGAAGAGAGGGAAGGACCAAACATGGTTGAAGCCTTGCTCTTTCTTGCCCAACACTGCAGAACTCATAAGAGATTAGAAGAAGCAGAGGTGTATTGCACCCGTCTTCTGGATTACACTGGCCCA GAGAAGGAAATGGCAAAGAATATGCTTCGTGGAATGAGATCAGAATCTAGTTTTCCTTCAATGGATGTCGAGAATTTTCCTCCCTGA
- the LOC133678978 gene encoding anaphase-promoting complex subunit 8 isoform X2, whose translation MSYVSTPVLEEDEVIDGDFYLLAKSYFDCREYKRAAHVLRDQNAKKSVFLRCYALYLAGEKRKEEEMIELEGPLGKSDAVNRELVSLERELSTLRKNGTIDPFGLYLYGLVLKNRGNQNLARTVLVESVNSYPWNWNAWTELQSLCTTIEMLNSLNLSNHWMKDFFLASAYQELRMHNESLAKYEYLQGTFSFSNYIQAQIAKAQYCLREFDQVEVIFEELLRNDPYRVEDMDMYSNVLYAKECFSALSYLAHRVFMTDKYRPESCCIIGNYYSLKGQHEKSVMYFRRALKLDKKYLSAWTLMGHEYVEMKNTPAAVDAYRRAVDINPCDYRAWYGLGQAYEMMGMPFYALHYFKKSVFLQPSDSRLWIAMAQCYETDQLHLLEDAIKCYRRAANCNDKEAIALHQLAKLHFELGRPEEAAFYYKKDLERMEDEEREGPNMVEALLFLAQHCRTHKRLEEAEVYCTRLLDYTGPEKEMAKNMLRGMRSESSFPSMDVENFPP comes from the exons ATGTCTTATGTATCTACTCCTGTATTGGAGGAAGATGAGGTCATAGATGGTGACTTCTACCTTCTGGCTAAGTCCTACTTTGACTGTCGAGAGTATAAAAGGGCTGCTCATGTGCTTCGCgatcaaaatgcaaagaaatcAGTTTTCTTGCGCTGTTATGCTCTTTATCTG GCTGGAGAAAagaggaaagaagaagagatgatAGAACTTGAGGGGCCCCTTGGTAAGAGTGATGCTGTTAACCGTGAGCTGGTTTCTCTGGAGAGGGAGTTGTCAACTCTTCGCAAGAATGGCACAATTGATCCCTTTGGGTTATACTTATATGGTCTTGTGCTTAAAAACAGAGGCAATCAAAATCTTGCTCGGACAGTCCTTGTGGAGTCTGTGAATAGCTACCCTTGGAACTGGAATGCCTGGACAGAGCTGCAGTCTTTATGTACCACAATTGAGATGCTGAACAGCCTTAACCTAAGCAACCATTGGATGAAGGACTTCTTTCTTGCCAGTGCTTACCAAGAGCTCCGGATGCACAATGAATCCCTTGCCAAATATGAATATCTTCAAGGTACATTCAGTTTTAGTAATTACATACAGGCTCAGATTGCCAAAGCTCAATATTGTTTGAGGGAATTTGATCAAGTCGAGGTAATATTTGAAGAACTTTTGAGAAATGACCCCTATCGAGTGGAAGACATGGATATGTATTCCAATGTCCTCTATGCAAAGGAGTGTTTCTCTGCTCTTAGTTACCTTGCCCACAGGGTATTTATGACTGATAAATACAGGCCTGAATCTTGCTGCATCATTGGAAATTATTACAGTTTAAAGGGCCAGCATGAGAAGTCTGTTATGTATTTTAGGAGGGCACTCAAGCTGgacaaaaaatatttgtctGCTTGGACACTTATGGGTCATGAGTATgttgaaatgaaaaacactcCTGCTGCTGTTGATGCTTATCGACGGGCTGTGGATATCAATCCTTGTGATTATCGAGCTTGGTATGGGTTAGGACAAGCTTATGAGATGATGGGGATGCCCTTCTATGCACTACACTATTTTAAGAAGTCGGTGTTCTTGCAGCCAAGTGATTCTCGATTGTGGATTGCCATGGCCCAGTGCTATGAAACTGATCAGCTTCACTTGCTTGAGGATGCAATCAAGTGTTACAGAAGGGCTGCAAATTGTAATGACAAGGAAGCGATAGCCCTGCATCAGTTAGCAAAACTGCACTTTGAGCTTGGGCGTCCAGAAGAGGCAGCATTTTACTACAAAAAGGACTTGGAGAGGATGGAAGATGAAGAGAGGGAAGGACCAAACATGGTTGAAGCCTTGCTCTTTCTTGCCCAACACTGCAGAACTCATAAGAGATTAGAAGAAGCAGAGGTGTATTGCACCCGTCTTCTGGATTACACTGGCCCA GAGAAGGAAATGGCAAAGAATATGCTTCGTGGAATGAGATCAGAATCTAGTTTTCCTTCAATGGATGTCGAGAATTTTCCTCCCTGA